The sequence CACGTCGGTGATGTCGCGGCCTTCGTACAGGATCTGGCCGGCCCGGGCCCGCGGCTTGCCGAAGATCGTCATCATCAGCGTCGACTTGCCGGCGCCGTTGGCGCCGATCAGGGCCACGATCTCGCCGGCATTGATCTCGACGTCGACGCCCTTCAGCGCCTCGATCTTGCCGTAGGCGGCGCGCAAGGACCGGATCGCGAGCAGGGGAGTGGGTGCCGCCGTCACGTCCCGCCCTCCATCACGGCCACCGCCTCTTCCTCGTCGGTGCCGAGATAGGCGGCGATCACCTTGGGATCGTCACGGACCTCGCGCGGCGTGCCTTGCGCGATCTTGACCCCGTGGTCCATCACCACGATGTGGTCGGAGATTTCCATCACCACCGACATGTCGTGCTCGATCAGGAGGATCGAGGTGCCGAGCTCGTTGCGGATCGAGAGCAAGAGCTCGCTCAGAGCGGCGCTCTCGCGTGCGTTGAGACCGGCGGCGGGCTCGTCCAGGCAAAGCAGCGCGGGCTCGGTGCACATCGCGCGCGCGATCTCGAGCCGGCGCTGGTCGCCATAGGCAAGGTTGCCGGCGGCGTCGTCGGCGCGGTCGAGCAGGTTGACACGCCTCAGCCAGTCGGTGGCGAGATCGATCGCGTGCTTCTCGGCGTCCCGGTACACGGGCGCGCCGACGAGGCCGAGCAAGGTGAAGCCGGAGGCGCGCATCAAGGCATTGTGCTGCGCCACCATCAGGTTTTCCAGCGCGGTCATGCCGGGAAACAGGCGGATGTTCTGGAAGGTGCGCGCGACCTTGGCCTGCTTGGCGATGCGGAAATCGTTCAGCCGCTCCAGCGCGATGACCCGGCCGTCGTCATGGGTGAGGCGGATGGTGCCGCCGGTCGGCTTGTAGAAGCCGGTGATGCAGTTGAAGACGGTGGTCTTGCC is a genomic window of Bradyrhizobium sp. CB1717 containing:
- a CDS encoding ATP-binding cassette domain-containing protein, whose product is MSGDKTGDKILGVDRLTMRFGGIVAVQDLSFAAERTKITALIGPNGAGKTTVFNCITGFYKPTGGTIRLTHDDGRVIALERLNDFRIAKQAKVARTFQNIRLFPGMTALENLMVAQHNALMRASGFTLLGLVGAPVYRDAEKHAIDLATDWLRRVNLLDRADDAAGNLAYGDQRRLEIARAMCTEPALLCLDEPAAGLNARESAALSELLLSIRNELGTSILLIEHDMSVVMEISDHIVVMDHGVKIAQGTPREVRDDPKVIAAYLGTDEEEAVAVMEGGT